In Streptomyces sp. TLI_146, the genomic stretch GCGGCGCGATGCTCGGCGAGGAGATGCTGGCCGATCTGCGCGAGGACTTCCTGGTGCGGTCGGTGGGGCTGCCGCCGGGCGTCCTGGAGCGGGCGGGCACCGGCGATCTGCTCTCCCGGATCACCACCGACATCGACCGGCTGTCCAACGCGATGCGCGAGGCCGTGCCGCAGCTGGCCATCGGGGTGGTGTGGGCGCTGCTGCTCCTGGGCGCGCTCGGCGTCACCGCGCCCCCGCTGGCGCTCGCGGTGCTGGTCGCCGCGCCGCTGCTGGTCACCGGGTGCCGCTGGTACTTCAAGCGGGCGCCCTCGGCGTACCGTTCGGAGACCGCCGGGTACGCGGCGGTCGCGGCCGTGCTCGCCGAGACCGTCGACGCGGGCCGGACCGTCGAGGCGCACCGGCTGGGCGAGCGCCGGATCGCGCTGTCCGAGCAGCGGATCACCGAGTGGACCGCGTGGGAGCGGTACACGCTGTGGCTGCGGTCGGTGCTCTTCCCGGTGATCAGCTTCACCCATATGACGATCATGCTCGCGGTGCTGATGATCGGCGGCACGTTCGTCCTCCACGACTGGCTGACGGTGGGCCAGTTGACCACCGGCGCGCTCCTCGCCCAGATGCTGGTCGAGCCGGTCGGCCTCATCCTGCGCTGGTACGACGAGCTCCAGGAGGCCCAGGTCTCGCTGGCCCGGCTCGTCGGCGTCCGGGAGATCGAGCCGGACGCGGGCGACGCCGAGGTGCGCCCGGACGGCCGGGACGTCGAGGCGGCCGGGGTGCGCTTCGGCTACCGCGAGGGCGTGGACGTACTGCACCAGGTCTCCCTGTCGGTGGCGCCGGGCACCCGGCTGGCCCTGGTGGGCCCGTCCGGCGCGGGCAAGTCCACGCTCGGGCGGCTGCTGGCGGGCATCTACGCCCCGCGCGAGGGCCGCGTCACGCTCGGCGAGGCGGAACTGTCGCGGATGCCCGCCGAGCGGGTGCGCGAGCATGTGGCGCTGGTCAACCAGGAGCACCATGTGTTCGTGGGCTCGCTGCGGGACAACCTGCTGCTCGCCCGGCAGGGCGCCGGGGACGCCGAGCTGTGGGCGGCCCTGGGCGCGGTCGACGCCGACGACTGGGCGCGGGCGCTCGACGACGGCCTGGACACCGAGGTCGGCTCCGGCGGGCTCTCCCTCACCCCGGCCCAGGCCCAGCAGATCGCGCTGGCCCGGCTCGTCCTGGCG encodes the following:
- a CDS encoding ABC transporter ATP-binding protein gives rise to the protein MIGVAPPEYDPAAPRSATTLPVGTPATVLAYVRELMRRHRTAFALLVGVNAIAVIASMVGPYLLGGVVEDLSNDARDLHLERTAALFALALLVQTLFVRLVRLRGAMLGEEMLADLREDFLVRSVGLPPGVLERAGTGDLLSRITTDIDRLSNAMREAVPQLAIGVVWALLLLGALGVTAPPLALAVLVAAPLLVTGCRWYFKRAPSAYRSETAGYAAVAAVLAETVDAGRTVEAHRLGERRIALSEQRITEWTAWERYTLWLRSVLFPVISFTHMTIMLAVLMIGGTFVLHDWLTVGQLTTGALLAQMLVEPVGLILRWYDELQEAQVSLARLVGVREIEPDAGDAEVRPDGRDVEAAGVRFGYREGVDVLHQVSLSVAPGTRLALVGPSGAGKSTLGRLLAGIYAPREGRVTLGEAELSRMPAERVREHVALVNQEHHVFVGSLRDNLLLARQGAGDAELWAALGAVDADDWARALDDGLDTEVGSGGLSLTPAQAQQIALARLVLADPHTLVLDEATSLLDPRAARHLERSLARVLDGRTVVAIAHRLHTAHDADVIAVVENGRISELGSHDALVEADGAYAALWRSWHG